A stretch of DNA from Paenibacillus albus:
TGCAGTTTATCGTAACCATCCTTGGTTAATATCACTTCTTCTTTCGCCATCGTTCCAGCCCCGTTCCTGTTGATTCTTCTATATTAACCGATTTTGGTCTCGCTCGCTTACCTTTGTCATTCTTGACAAAAATCGCTTGCCCTATAAGAGCTTACCCTGCACGCTTTACGTCTTATTCCTCCCCTCCGATATAAAAAAATCCCCTCCGGTCAACGGTTGACCTTGAGGGGATAAAAAAGCGCATTCGCAGTAGATCACGAATGCGCTTAATTTGCCTGTGTAGGTATAAATGAAATAAAAGGAAGCAGAATCAACGCGGAGCGGGCGGAATCGTTGTGTAGAAGCGTATCGGAGCAATGATCCGCACGCGCAGCGGTTACTTTCTGCTTGGTCCCATTTATTCTCTTTATACCGAAGCTTTAATTTGTTTACTCCGCAGCTGCCCGCAAGCGGCATCAATGTCGGTGCCGTGCTCAAGGCGCACGCTGACGCTGACTTCCTGCTTCTTCAGCGTGTCGTAGAAGACGCGAATTGACTCCTGCTCGCTGCGCTGATACTGGCTGTGCTCATCGACCGGATTGTACGGGATCAGGTTCACATTGACCTGCTGGCGACGGTCGCTGATCAGCTCGGCAAGCTCCAGCGCATGCTCCCTCTGATCATTCACATCCCGCAGCAGAATATATTCCAGCGTCACGCGGCGCTTGTTCTTGCTGAGGTAATAATCGATCGATTCCATTAACTCTTCGATCGGAATCGCACGGTTGATCTTCATAATGCGAGTGCGCAGCTCATTGTTCGGCGCATGCAGCGATACGGCAAGGTTCACGCCGACATTGCGGTCGGTGAACTCCCGAATTTTGCTCGCGAGTCCGCTCGTTGAAACCGTAATATGGCGCGCGCCAATCGCAAGACCCTTGTGATCCTTAACCACATCGAGAAAATCAATCATATTCTCGAAGTTGTCGAACGGCTCGCCGATGCCCATCACCACGATATGGCTGACGCGCTCTTCGTTGCCAATCGCATCAAGATGCAGCTGCACCTTCATAATTTGCCCGACGATCTCGCCTGCCGTCAAGTCGCGGC
This window harbors:
- the rlmN gene encoding 23S rRNA (adenine(2503)-C(2))-methyltransferase RlmN, which translates into the protein MSKPSIYGLTFEQLTAWLAERGHKKSRALAVWDWLYRKRVTSFGEMTDVHASCLELLAEHYDIQTLSEHTKQESADGTIKFLLKLTDGNLIETVLMRHKFGLSVCVTTQVGCNIGCSFCASGLLAKSRDLTAGEIVGQIMKVQLHLDAIGNEERVSHIVVMGIGEPFDNFENMIDFLDVVKDHKGLAIGARHITVSTSGLASKIREFTDRNVGVNLAVSLHAPNNELRTRIMKINRAIPIEELMESIDYYLSKNKRRVTLEYILLRDVNDQREHALELAELISDRRQQVNVNLIPYNPVDEHSQYQRSEQESIRVFYDTLKKQEVSVSVRLEHGTDIDAACGQLRSKQIKASV